The window CAGACAACGTGTATGCTGCAGCGCTCGAAGGCTGGCCAGGGAGTAAACAGATCGTGGCCGAGTCCGGAGGCTAATTCCCCCGCTGGGCGGAACGGAACTGAGATGACAACAGAAGAAAGCGGCGGCAGCGACCTGCGGGCTGTCGTGGCCCTGGTCTCGTTGACCGTGGTCGGCTTTGCGTACTGGAACGCCATGCCGATTCTCATCGGCGGGTTTATCGACGAGTTCGGGTGGTCCGCGGAATTGGCCGGAAGAATTTCATCGGTGCAACTGTTCGCAACGATGGCGATGCTCTGCGTAGCTGCCGTGACGGTACATCGCTGGAACCTGCGAAAGACGGTTCTCTGCGCCGCTTTCCTGATCGTTGTCTCCGACTTTTGCGCCGCCTGGCTCGACAGCGTGACGCTGTTGATTCTGACACGAATTGT is drawn from Gemmatimonadota bacterium and contains these coding sequences:
- a CDS encoding MFS transporter is translated as MTTEESGGSDLRAVVALVSLTVVGFAYWNAMPILIGGFIDEFGWSAELAGRISSVQLFATMAMLCVAAVTVHRWNLRKTVLCAAFLIVVSDFCAAWLDSVTLLILTRIVSGSSAGVVMGAVYAAISRTERPTRVYGIVIATISLSGLLWFLGIPPLLEISGMTGPFLGFAAIALIALAMALAWFPRFNGQRDVPAGHETTRVGEVERV